In Candidatus Obscuribacterales bacterium, a single genomic region encodes these proteins:
- a CDS encoding calcium-binding protein: MKDILTLSDAFEDESVSRTLFFFGDGDGDGDGDGDGDGDGDGDGDGDGDGDGGDFFGDNRNNVIRGTGRSDDIRGGGGNDRLFGLAGDDDIFGDNGNDILVGGAGDDDLFGGNGNDILRGGDGNDDLRGGAGRDTLIGGRGRDTFILESNGNDIIRDFQDGVDELGIGGRLEFNDLVFRQRGNNTLVLANGSRVATMLGVDATSITRADFD, from the coding sequence ATGAAAGATATATTAACGCTAAGCGATGCTTTTGAAGATGAAAGTGTGTCAAGAACCTTGTTCTTTTTCGGTGATGGGGACGGCGACGGTGATGGCGACGGTGATGGCGACGGGGACGGCGACGGCGATGGTGATGGGGACGGTGATGGCGACGGTGGCGACTTCTTTGGAGATAATCGCAACAATGTGATTCGCGGCACCGGACGGTCTGATGATATTCGAGGAGGGGGAGGCAACGATCGCCTATTTGGCCTTGCAGGCGACGATGATATCTTTGGCGACAACGGTAACGATATCTTAGTGGGCGGAGCCGGTGACGACGACCTCTTTGGCGGTAACGGTAACGATATCTTGCGCGGTGGTGACGGCAATGATGATCTGCGCGGCGGAGCTGGAAGAGATACCCTCATTGGCGGTCGTGGTCGCGACACATTTATCCTGGAAAGCAACGGTAATGATATCATCCGCGATTTTCAGGATGGGGTAGATGAACTGGGCATTGGCGGTCGCCTAGAGTTTAACGATCTAGTATTTCGGCAGCGAGGTAACAACACCCTAGTTCTTGCCAATGGGAGCCGCGTTGCAACCATGCTGGGCGTTGATGCAACTTCCATCACACGGGCTGACTTTGATTAA